The Amycolatopsis nigrescens CSC17Ta-90 genomic interval AGCGCGCCGATGAACCCGACCACCAGCGAGATGAACACCCAGCCGAGCAGCCAGTTGTAGAACGGCAGATCGAAGGCGTAGAAGCCGATGTCGTGACCGAACTCGGCGTCGGTCTGGTTGAAGTCGGTGCCGTTGAGGAAGAGCTGCACGCGCTGCCAGTCGGCCTGCCCGCTCGCCCCCGCGATCAGCCCGGCGATCACCGGGATGCCGATGCCGAACAGCCTGATCCGGCCGACCACCGTCGAGCGGTACCTGGCCAGCGGATCGTCCGCGCCGGAGATCGGCACGAACACCGGTCTGGTGCGGTACGCGATCAGCAGGCTCAGCGCCAGCACGCCACCCACCAGGATGCCGACCGCGAAGAACAACACGATCCTGGTCAGCAGCTGGGTGGTGAACACGCTGCGCGCACCCACCTCACCGAACCACAACCAGTCCACGTAAGTATCCAGCAGCCGGGCACCGAGCAGCAGCACCAGCACGATAACGGCGGCGATGATCAGCAGAATCCGGCTGCGCCGGGACAGCTTCGGTAGGCTGACAGGGGGCCGAGTGGCCACTGCGCACGCTCCTGTTGTCGTGATTTTGTTGCCGGGACGACGGGACTGCCCGTTGCCCCTGGTTACCTAACTCTACGGACGGTGCTTCGAGTTCCCGGAACCACCCAAACCGGACGCAATTCCGGCGCTGGTGCGGGCGCCTTCCGACTCGCCTGCCACGATGTCGCCATGGCAGAGAGCGAGAACCAGCCGGCGGACGCGAACGTGGCGGCGATCGCCCGCGAGGTCGAGGAGTTCGTGGCGAGCGGTGGCTGGGACCAGCCGCCGCAGTTGTTCGCCCTAGTACCGACCGAAGCACTGCTTCGCGAACAACCCGAACTGGCCGAGCAGCTCGACCCGGACAGCCACCTCACCCCGGTCGCCCAGGAACAGCTGCCCGATGGTGACCTGGCCGAGTCGCTGGCCAGGATCGCCTGGCCGGACGCGGTAGTCGGCTGTGCGCTGGCCCAGGAGATCATCGTGCTGCCGCCGGACGCCGAGGCCGAACTGCCCGGCGAAGACACCGACGCCGAACGGCTGCGCCAAGCCGCCGCGGACCATCCCCGGCGCACCGAGGCGCGACTGGTGGCCGCGGTGGTGCGCGCCGGAACCGGTGCGTGCGTGATGCGGCTGCGCGGAGTCAGCCGCCCGGACGACGACGAAAGCGGCACGGAACCGATCGACGAGATCATCGAGCACCCAGAACTCGCCCCGAACCTGCTGGACGCGCTCCGAGCCACCTTCGCTCCCTAGTACTTCTCAGTTGATCAGCAGGACGGCGCCGGCCGCCCCGTCCGCAGGTCGTCGAGCGCGGTCAGCGCGCTGTCCAGGGTCGTCACCTTGACCAGTTTCAGCCCGTCCGGCACCGCCGCGGCCGCCTCGGCGCAGTTGGCCGCCGGGGTGAGGAAGACCGTGGCGCCGGCCTCGCGCGCACCCACCACCTTGAACGAGATGCCGCCGATCGGGCCGACCTCGCCCTTCTCGGTGATCTCGCCGGTGCCCGCGACGTGCTCGCCCGCCACCATTTCACCGGGGGTCAGCCGGTCCACGATGGCCAGCGCGAACATCAGCCCGGCGGACGGCCCGCCCACGTCCTGCAGCTGGATCTTGACGTCGAACGGCACGTCCGCCCGGTCGATCGGCGCGAGGCCGATGAAGCCCTCCGGCCGGTCCGGGTTCTGCGCCAGTGTCAGCGACTCGGTGCGCTCCGGCTGGCCTTCGTGCTGGAAGCTGACCGAGATCGTCTCGCCGGGCAGGGTGCCGGCCAGCGCGGCGCGGACGTCCTCCTCGTTCACGATCCGCTTGCCGTTCACCATCAGCAGCCGGTCGCCGGCGGAGAGCACGTGGTCGGCGGGGCTGCCGGGAACGAGGTTGTTCGCCAGCACCTTCGTCGGGAAGCCGAGGTGTCGCAGCGCGGCGACCTCGGCGTTGCTCTGCGAGTCTTCGAACTGCTTGACGTTCTCCCGCTTGACCTGCTCGTCGCTCTCGCCGGGCTTGAAGTACTCCTCGCGCGGTGCCAGCGCATACCGGCCGCTCACCCACAGCCCGAGCGCACCGAACAGCGTCATCTCGTCGTTGATCGAAACGGTGGTCATGCGGAGCTCGCCCGAGGTGGGATAGGTCTGCTGCCCGTCGATCTGGATCACCGGCTGACCGGAGGCTTCGCCGAGCGTGTCGTAGGTCGGGCCTGGGCCGATCGCGACGTAAGGCACCCGGACCAGCGCGCCGACCAGCCCGAACACCAGCACCAGCGCGCCGCTGAGCAGTACCGTCCAGCCGCGTCGGGTCAGGCGCGTGCGCTCGTCTTTCTCTGGTGGCGGAATATGGTGGGACCAGTCCGGCTGCACTGTGCTCGCCTGCCCGGCACCTGGGGCTGCGGCTTCGTCGCGGGGCTCACTCACCCGAGACAGCGTACGGTGGGGGGCGTAGGTTCTCGGTGGAGGCCATGAGTGTCATGCACGATTCAGTCGACGGGGGCCGCCCGGAGGGTGGCTCGCGGCGGCTGAATGCAGGTGACACGAGGGCGACAGGTGCACCAGAGACGGTGCATGGCACTCATTTGCACGAAACACCTAGCCTCGCGAGGTCAACCCCATTTCGTGGCAGTGGCCGCGTACGGTGGTGCTTATGAGCGATCTCCCGTTCGGCTTCGGACCGTCCGATCCCGACAAGCGTCCTGACAACGAGCCGTCGTCAGGCGGCGGTCAGCAGCCCGGCACGGGCCCAGAAGCCTTCAACCAGCTGGGACAGATGCTGAGCCAGCTCGGTCAGATGCTGAGCCAGGCGGGCAGTTCCTCCGGGCCGGTCAACTACGACCTGGCCAAGCAGATCGCACTGCAGAAGCTTTCCGGCAGCGGGGACGCCAAGATCGGCTTCGCCTCCACCGGCACTTCCGGCGACTCGGCGACGGCCGTGCGCGACGCCGCGCACCTGGCCGAGCTGTGGCTGGACGCGGCGACGATCCTGCCCGCCGGCGCCAACACCACCAAAGCCTGGTCCGCCCGCGAATGGGTGGAGCAGACCCTGCCGACCTGGCAGCGGCTGTGCGACCCGGTGGCGCAGCAGGTTTCCGGCGCCTGGGTGGAGGCGCTGCCCGCCGAGGCCAAGCAGGCCGCCGGCCCGCTGCTGTCCATGGTCGGCCAGATGGGCGGCATGGCCTTCGGCTCCCAGCTCGGCAACGCGCTGGCGCAGCTCGCGTCCGAGGTGCTCACCTCCACCGAGGTCGGCCTGCCGCTCGGCCCCACGTCGACGTCGGCTCTGCTGCCCGCGAACATCGAGAAGTTCACCGAAGGCCTGGAGCTGCCCGGCAGCGAGGTGCTGGTGTTCCTCGCCGCACGCGAAGCGGCACACCAGCGGCTGTTCACCCACGTGTCCTGGCTGCGGCAGCGGCTGCTGGCCACGGTCGAGGAGTTCGCGCACGGCATCACGGTGGACACCTCCGCCCTGGAGCAGCTCGCCGGTCAGATGGACCCGAGCAATCCGGCGAGCATCGAAGAGGCCATGTCCTCCGGGCTGCTCGAACCGCAGACCACACCAGAGCAGCAGGCCGCGCTGAACCGGCTGGAGACCCTGCTCGCACTGGTCGAAGGCTGGGTGGACGTGGTGGTCGGCGAGGCAGTCGGTGACCGGCTGCCCGGTGCCGGGGCGCTGCGCGAGACGCTGCGCCGCCGACGGGCCACCGGCGGGCCGGCCGAGCAGACCTTCGCCACCCTGGTCGGCCTGGAGCTGCGGCCCCGCCGGATGCGGGCCGCCGCCGCGCTGTGGAAGCTGGTCGGTGACCAGCACGGCGCCGAGAAGCGTGACGGCCTCTGGTCGCACCCGGACCTGATGCCGACCGCCGACGACCTGGACGACCCGATGGCCTTCGCCGAGCGGCTGGGCTCCGAGGGCGGCGACGGTGGCAGCCTTGACGGCCTGGACCCGATGGCCGAGCTGGAACGCACCCAGCGCGCCGAGGACGAGGCGAAGAAGGCCGACAAGCCGGACGAAGACGGGGACGACAAGCAGGCCTGAGCCAAGGCTCAGTCCAGCTTGTCCGCCTCCGCGATGCCCCAGCCCGCCGCCGCGGACAGCCCTTCCAGGTATCCGATGGCACGCTCGGTCTTCGGGTAGCGCCCGACCAGTGCCCAGAACGCCGCGTTGTGCCCGGCTACTTGCAGGTGTGCCAGCTCGTGCACCAGCACGTAGTCCAGCACCCAGGACGGCACGTCCCGGAGTCGTTCGCTCACCCGGATGGTCCGGTCCGCTGGTGTGCACGAGGCCCATCGGGTGCGCATCGGCGGCACCCAGCGCACGCTGCTCGGGCCTGCCGCGCCACCGAGGTGCCGCGCGGAGAGCTCCGCGCACCTGGCTTCCAGTGCCTTGTCGGACGCCCGTGCCGGCGACGCTCGCCTGCTCTCCGTGCGCTGGAGCTTGCGCTCCATTTCGGCGACCCAGTGCGCTTCCTCGGCCCGGCTCATCTTGGCCGGGATGAGCACCACCAGGGTGTCGCCTTCCCGATATGCGGTCACCGTGCGGCGGCGCCGGGCGCTACGCCGTACTTCGACCTTTTGCTGTGGGGTATGGGGGATTTCTGGTTGCTGGGTCGTCTTGTTCCGGCTCCTCAACGAGGGCACCCGTGCTTCGGCCACGCATCCAAGGTAAGGCCACCGACCGACAACTCCGATGGCTGGAACGTCACATCCTTCAGTTGTCCACAATTAAGTCAGCCTGTGGACAACTCTGGCTCGCGGCGGTGGGTTGGCGCGCGGGTTGGGTCACGCTGGTGGTCATGAGCGGACAACTGACCAGATATCGGCCGTTGCATCTTCCGCAACGGCCCAAACTGCGGCCTGGGCTGCAGGTATACGAGCGCGGCGGTGGCGAGCTCCAGATCGGGCTCGATCCGAGGCATGCGGTGGTGGCCAGCGGGCTCACCCCCGACCTGGTGCGGGTACTACGCGAGCTCGACGGAAGCAAGCGGATCGAAGCCTTGCTCGCGCTCGCTGAAAGCGAACACGTCGAGCGGCTGCGCGGGGTGCTCGCCGGCCTGACCGAGCTCGGCCTGCTCGAAGAAGCCGCGCCGCCCGCCGAGGACCGGCGACCGGCCGCGGAAGCCGCCCTGTGGTCGCTCCGGGCCCGTCTGCGCCACCGCGAGACTGCCCACCGGCGCGCGCACAGCGCGATCGTGGTGCAGGGCAACGGCAGGCTCACGGTCGCGGTGGCCACCCTGCTG includes:
- a CDS encoding PPA1309 family protein → MAESENQPADANVAAIAREVEEFVASGGWDQPPQLFALVPTEALLREQPELAEQLDPDSHLTPVAQEQLPDGDLAESLARIAWPDAVVGCALAQEIIVLPPDAEAELPGEDTDAERLRQAAADHPRRTEARLVAAVVRAGTGACVMRLRGVSRPDDDESGTEPIDEIIEHPELAPNLLDALRATFAP
- a CDS encoding M48 family metallopeptidase encodes the protein MPHTPQQKVEVRRSARRRRTVTAYREGDTLVVLIPAKMSRAEEAHWVAEMERKLQRTESRRASPARASDKALEARCAELSARHLGGAAGPSSVRWVPPMRTRWASCTPADRTIRVSERLRDVPSWVLDYVLVHELAHLQVAGHNAAFWALVGRYPKTERAIGYLEGLSAAAGWGIAEADKLD
- a CDS encoding S16 family serine protease translates to MSEPRDEAAAPGAGQASTVQPDWSHHIPPPEKDERTRLTRRGWTVLLSGALVLVFGLVGALVRVPYVAIGPGPTYDTLGEASGQPVIQIDGQQTYPTSGELRMTTVSINDEMTLFGALGLWVSGRYALAPREEYFKPGESDEQVKRENVKQFEDSQSNAEVAALRHLGFPTKVLANNLVPGSPADHVLSAGDRLLMVNGKRIVNEEDVRAALAGTLPGETISVSFQHEGQPERTESLTLAQNPDRPEGFIGLAPIDRADVPFDVKIQLQDVGGPSAGLMFALAIVDRLTPGEMVAGEHVAGTGEITEKGEVGPIGGISFKVVGAREAGATVFLTPAANCAEAAAAVPDGLKLVKVTTLDSALTALDDLRTGRPAPSC
- a CDS encoding zinc-dependent metalloprotease, which translates into the protein MSDLPFGFGPSDPDKRPDNEPSSGGGQQPGTGPEAFNQLGQMLSQLGQMLSQAGSSSGPVNYDLAKQIALQKLSGSGDAKIGFASTGTSGDSATAVRDAAHLAELWLDAATILPAGANTTKAWSAREWVEQTLPTWQRLCDPVAQQVSGAWVEALPAEAKQAAGPLLSMVGQMGGMAFGSQLGNALAQLASEVLTSTEVGLPLGPTSTSALLPANIEKFTEGLELPGSEVLVFLAAREAAHQRLFTHVSWLRQRLLATVEEFAHGITVDTSALEQLAGQMDPSNPASIEEAMSSGLLEPQTTPEQQAALNRLETLLALVEGWVDVVVGEAVGDRLPGAGALRETLRRRRATGGPAEQTFATLVGLELRPRRMRAAAALWKLVGDQHGAEKRDGLWSHPDLMPTADDLDDPMAFAERLGSEGGDGGSLDGLDPMAELERTQRAEDEAKKADKPDEDGDDKQA